A window of Cellulomonas sp. SLBN-39 genomic DNA:
CACCGGGCGGCGCGCTCGCCTCGACGGGCGCGACCGTGCTGGTCGCGCTGCTCACGGCCCTCGGCCTGCTCGGTGCCGGCGGCGGCATCCTCTGGTGGCGCCGCCGCGCGGCGGCCGCCTGACCGCACCAGCACCACGGACGGCCCGGCCCCCGCGCCCGCGGGGCCGGGCCGTCCGTCCGCTGCGCCCGGTCGACGGCGCCGGGAGGACCCGGAGGCCGGACCGGTCCGACCACGGGGGGACGCGGCGGCGCGCGGCGCTCGTCGATGATCCTCGGCGTGCCCTTCACGCTCGCCCATCCCGCCGCGGTGCTGCCGCTCGTCCGCGGCCCGCTCGTCCCCGCGGCCCTCGTCGCGGGCAGCCTGAGCCCCGACGTCCCGTACTTCGTGCCCGCGCCCCGGTACGCCGGCGCCTGGTACGAGCCGTTCGTCAACGCGACGACGACCCACGCCTGGCCCGGGGCACTCACGGTGGCCGTCCCCACGGCCGTCGTGCTGCTGGCCCTGTGGTGGGTCGTCCGGGCGCCGCTCGCGGATCTGCTCGTCCCGCCCGCGGACGCCGCTCCGGGCGACGCCCGGCACGACCTGCGACCCGGGCGGGCCGCGGCGCAGGCGGGATGGGTGGTGGTGTCGCTGGTCCTCGGCGTCCTGACCCACGTCGTGTGGGACTCCTTCACCCACGGCGACGGCGTCGTCGTGCAGCACGTCGCCTGGCTGCGCGAGCCGCTGGTCGGCGACGTGCCCGCGGGCCGGGTCCTGCAGCACGTCAGCACCGCCGTCGGCCTCGGCGTGCTCGCCGTGTGGGCTGCCCGGCGCGTGGTCCGGTGGCACGCCGCGGGCGGGCGTCCCGCCCCTCGGGGGGTGGTCGTCGCCGGTGCGCTCGGGCTGATCGGTGCTGGCGCCGGCACCCTCGCGGCCGTCGGGGCGCACGAGCCGGGCGCAGGTGTGGAGCACGCCCTGGCGGCTGCGGCGACGGGAGGTGGGGCGGTCGTCGCAGCCGCGGTGCTGCTCGGTGCCGTCGTGTGGCACGTGCACCGCGCCGCCACGCGTGCGACCACGCGGGCGGGCGGCGCCGACGTCCCCTCGGCGCCCTGAGGGCGCGGGCACCGAGGGGCGGCGGCCTGCCCGTCAGAGGGCGGCGATCGCCTCGTCGACCCGCAGGTGCCCGCTGACCAGCTCGAGCTGCCGCCCGACGGTGGACGGCTCGGCGAGCACGGCGGCGAGCACGAGCGCGACGTCCGCCCGCGGCACGTCGCCGGGCTCGACCGTCTCG
This region includes:
- a CDS encoding DUF4184 family protein is translated as MPFTLAHPAAVLPLVRGPLVPAALVAGSLSPDVPYFVPAPRYAGAWYEPFVNATTTHAWPGALTVAVPTAVVLLALWWVVRAPLADLLVPPADAAPGDARHDLRPGRAAAQAGWVVVSLVLGVLTHVVWDSFTHGDGVVVQHVAWLREPLVGDVPAGRVLQHVSTAVGLGVLAVWAARRVVRWHAAGGRPAPRGVVVAGALGLIGAGAGTLAAVGAHEPGAGVEHALAAAATGGGAVVAAAVLLGAVVWHVHRAATRATTRAGGADVPSAP